In the genome of Limimonas halophila, the window CCGCCGTCGCCGCGTCCGCCGTGCGGAGCCCGTCCTCGCTCGCCGCCGCGAGGCGGGGATGGGCCTCGGCCAGCAGGCGTTCGGCGGTGGCGGCGTCGTTGAGCGAGCCCAGCGTTTCCTGCAGCGCCTCCACGCGGTTCAGGCAGGGCTCGGTGTGTTTGGCGCGGAACAGCGAGGCGAAGGCTTCGCCGGTATAGCGCAGCTTCTTGCCGCGGATGCGCAAGCGGTGCAGCTTGGCCGCGTCCAGCCGATCGTGCTTCCGGCCCAGCTTGCGCAGCTTCTTCCAGCGCGTGTCGAGGGTTTCGCGCGCGTAGGCCGTCACGTCCGCCGCCCCGACGTCGTTGCCGCGTGCGGCCGGCCGCCACGCGCCGGTGCCCAACCACGCTTCCAGCGCCAGCAGCGTGCCCGTCGCCCGTCCCGTGGCGACCGCGGCCCGCGCCCGTGCATAGGCTTCGCCGCGCAGCGTTTCCGCCGTGGCCGCGAACTCGTCGAGCGCGCCGTTCGCCGAAACGTGCGCGCGCAGCGGCGCCAGGGTTTCCGCGATGAAGACGTCCCATTCGCGCGCGGGGCCGAGTTCCTGCTGGAACCAGCGCAGTTCGGACCGCAGCCAGGCGTAACGCCCCGGATCGATGGCGGGCTCGAAGGCGTCCAGCATGGCGCGCAGCCGGCGCAGGCCGACGCGCAGCTTGTGCACGCCCTCGGGGTCGTCCCCGGCGACCACCGCCTCGATGTTGGCGCGGATCTGGTGCAGGCAGGCGGCGGCATGGCGCTCGAACGCCTCGGCGACCGTCATGCCGGGCGTGAGCGCGGGCTTGGGCGCCTTCACCGGCGCCGGAACGTCTCCCGTGAAGAGGTCGTAGCCGCGCGCGGCCTTGCTGCGGGTCTGCAAGCGCGCGTCCACATGCCCGGTCAGCATGCGCGCGGCCTGGTGCAGCGCGTCCGGCGCCCCGGCCTTGAGCTCGAACTCGACCTCGCTGAGCGGCACCGTGGCCCCGTTCGCGGCCACCTCGCCCTGGTCGAGCGCCAGCTCGATCGTGCCGCCGCGCACCGCGAGCGGGATTTCGGTGCGCTCGATCGTCGTGGTGAAGACCGGCCGCAGGGCCGCGCCGACGCCATCCGCCGCGAAAAAGCCGCGCAGATCGGCGTCGAGGTGCGAAAGATCCGGAACCGGCTCGCTCAGCCGCGTTTCCGCCTCGCGCATGTGCTGCAGGCCGCCGTGCTTCCCTTTCGCCGCCGCCGGCGCCTTCAGCGTCTGCACGTAGCCGTCGCCGTCGTGGCGGATGCGCAGCGCCATGCCGCTGCGGCGCAGCGCCAGATCGGGCGTGTCGTAGTAGGTGCTGATCAGGTGGCGGGATCGCGCCTCGCCGCAGCGCAGCCCGCGGATCAGCCCGAGATGCGGCACGCGCGCGGCGTCCGCCGGCGTCAGGGCCAGTTTGAGTTCGAGTTCGTCCGTCATACCGATGAAACAGCGCGAGCCGGGTGCGTCTGTCAATCGCGGAATCGTGCCGCCTCCGCGGTCAGCCGGACGTGGGCTCACCCGGCTCGACGTGCCCCGTGGCATCCCCTTCACGGGCCAGGACGTCGCGCGCCAGCGGCACGGTGATCTCGCGCTTGGCCGCCAGGGAGGCATGGTCGAGCGCGGCGACGATGCGCCGGGCCGCGGCGAAGGAGCGTTCCATGCGCGGCAGCAGAAAGCGCACCACCTCCGGCGGCACCTTGAGCTGGCGGTCCGCGAACAGCTTCACCAGCACGGCGGCGATCAACTGGTCGTCCGGCGGGCCCAGGTCGGCGACGGCCGCCGCGGCCAGGCGCGAGGCCAGGTCCGGCAGCGCCACGGGCCAGCGGCTCGGGTGCTCGCGGGCTGTGATCAGCAGATGGCCGCCCGCCTCACGCATGTGGTTGACCAGGTGCAGGAGTTGGCGCTCCAGGCGCTCGCCGTGGTCGCCGGCCGTGAAGAGCGCGTCAGCGTCGTCGAGCACGGCCGCGGTCGCGTCGCCCAGCAGCTCGGCCGGGGCGGTGCCTTCCGCGAGCGCCGCGCCGTCCAGCGCCACGGCGCCGGACATGCGCTGCCAAACGGCCGCGAGGTGCGTCTTGCCGCTGCCCGCCGGGCCGGTGAGCACCAACACCGAGCCGGGCCACTCCGGCCAGCGGTCGAGCCACGCCACCGCCACCTCGTTCGCCGGCGCGACCAGGAAATCCGCGCGCCCAAGCGCCGGCCGGTGCGGCAGGTCCAGCGGCAGTTGACGGCCGTTTTCGCTCACGTCTCGGAGTCCACCGCTTGCTGGGTCTGGCGGGCCTCGGGCTCCAGCACCTTGGTGCGGTACTGCTGGACGGCGAAGCGCACGCCCACACCGATCACGGCCGCGCCCGGCACGGCAATCAACACGCCCACGAGGCCGAACAAAACGCCCCCCGCCATGACCGCGAAGATGACCCACACCGGGTGCAGGCCCACGCGCTCACCAACCAGCAGCGGGTGCAGCACGTTGCCTTCCAGGAACTGCCCCGCGAAGTAGATGACCGCGATCACCGCCACCATCAGGTAGCTGTCGAACTGCGCCAGCGCCATGCCCACCGAGGCCAGCAACCCCACGAACGCGCCCAGGAAGGGCACGAAGGAGATGAGCCCCGAAACCAGCCCGATCACGAGCCCGAACTTCAGCCCGGCGGCCGTCAGCCCGATGGCATAGAAGGCGCCCAGCACCAGGCACACGGTTCCGACCCCGCGCACGAAGCCGGCCAGCTTGCGGTCGACTTCGCGCAGCTGTTCCCGGATCGTGTCGGCATAGGCCGGCGGCAGCAGGGAATCCGCCTCCCCCATCAGCACATCCCAGTCGCGCAGCAGGTAGAAGGCGACAATGGGTGTGATGAGCAGCAGCGAGAGCACGTGGAACAGCGCGAAGCCGCCGGTGACGACATTGCGAACGATCCCCGTGACCCATTTCGTCAGGCGCTCCTGAGAACCGGTGAGGAACTGCTGGATCTGGTCGAGCACGAAGGGATCGAGCTGCGCCTCCATGAGCTGCGACAGCTCCACGACGCGCGCGCGCAGTTGCTCGAAGTAGGACGGCAGCTGACGGAAGAGCTGCGTCACCTCCCCGGCCACGAGCGGCACGATCAGCCCAAGGACCAGCCCCACCAGGACGATGAAGAGCAGCGTCACCACGGAGGTCGCCAGCGTGCGCGACAGCCCGACGGCCTGCAGCCGGTCGCACACCGGGTCCAGGAAGTAGGCCACCGCCATGCCGATGACGAAGGGCGGCAGGATGCTTTGAAACGCCCAGATCAGGGCGAAGAAGAAAAGCAGCGCGGCGCCGACCCAGATGAGCTGGCGCGGCGGGGTCATCCGGCCTCCTCGTGCTCATGCGCCAGGACCCGGCGGCTCCACCCCCACACGTACGCGGCCCCGGAGGCGACGGTGGTGGCCGCGACCACGTAGAGCATCGTTTCGGTGACGACCGGCACGCCGATGCCGGGGCCGAGCTGCGCCAGCACCAGCCCCGCGAACACGATCTGCGCGCCCGTGTTGAGCTTGCTGATCGGCAGCGGTTCCATGGTCAGGCTGTGCGTCAGCGCGTGGTACACGGCGGCCCCCAGCACGATCAGGACGTCCCGGAACACCACGAGGATCACCAGCCACAGCGGGATCGCCCCGGTGTGGCCGAGCGTGACGTAGACCGCGACCATCAGGCCCTTGTCCGCGATCGGGTCGAGGAAGGCCCCCAGCCGCGAGGCCGCGTTCAGCCGTTTGGCCAGGATGCCGTCCAGCGCGTCCGACAGCCCGGCGGCCACGAAGACCCAGAACGCATGGGCGTACATCCCCACAAGGAGAACGTACACCATCACAGGAACAGCGAGCACACGCGCGAACGTCAACACCATGGGCAGGGCGGCGCGCCGCGGCATGCGCCTCAGCCCCCGGCGGCGGGCGTGCCGTCCCCGATCGCGGGCTCGGCGACCGCGCCCGCCGGCCGCAGCACGGACAGCCCGTCTGTTTCGGCGGCCGGCGTCAGTTGCAGGCCGTTCTGGCTCAACGCCACGCCGAGTTGGTCCCGGTCGCCGAAGTACACCAAGCGTACGTCTGCCCCGGTTCGGGCCATCCTTTCCACCTGAACCCGCGCGACCACGGGCACGTCCGCGAGCCGGCGGCGCACCCGCACCCAGTCGTCGAGGCCGCTCAACGGCACATGGACAGAGGTGGTGCGGCGCTGGTCGAATTGGAGGAGGTTGGCGCGCTTCCAGCGGTCCTGAACGCGTCGCGCCACACGGTCGGCGGCGCGGTCGAACAGGGCCTCGCGCGATTCGCCCTCGCGCTGGTTTACGGTGAAGGCGAAGCTCTCGGGCCGCCCGTCGCCCGGAATCAGGGTGTTGGCGGTGCGCACCGCCGCCGTGCCGGCCTCGGGCTCGCCCGCGATCACGGCGCGCGTGACCAGCGTCTTGGCGGCGTCGTAACGCTCGGCGATCGCGCGCACGGGCTCACCCGCGTGGGTCAACGCCTCCTCGGCGGAAATGGCCTGGATGTCGCCCAGATCGCCCAGCGGCACGGCGAAGGGAACG includes:
- a CDS encoding AI-2E family transporter, with amino-acid sequence MTPPRQLIWVGAALLFFFALIWAFQSILPPFVIGMAVAYFLDPVCDRLQAVGLSRTLATSVVTLLFIVLVGLVLGLIVPLVAGEVTQLFRQLPSYFEQLRARVVELSQLMEAQLDPFVLDQIQQFLTGSQERLTKWVTGIVRNVVTGGFALFHVLSLLLITPIVAFYLLRDWDVLMGEADSLLPPAYADTIREQLREVDRKLAGFVRGVGTVCLVLGAFYAIGLTAAGLKFGLVIGLVSGLISFVPFLGAFVGLLASVGMALAQFDSYLMVAVIAVIYFAGQFLEGNVLHPLLVGERVGLHPVWVIFAVMAGGVLFGLVGVLIAVPGAAVIGVGVRFAVQQYRTKVLEPEARQTQQAVDSET
- a CDS encoding CYTH and CHAD domain-containing protein, producing the protein MTDELELKLALTPADAARVPHLGLIRGLRCGEARSRHLISTYYDTPDLALRRSGMALRIRHDGDGYVQTLKAPAAAKGKHGGLQHMREAETRLSEPVPDLSHLDADLRGFFAADGVGAALRPVFTTTIERTEIPLAVRGGTIELALDQGEVAANGATVPLSEVEFELKAGAPDALHQAARMLTGHVDARLQTRSKAARGYDLFTGDVPAPVKAPKPALTPGMTVAEAFERHAAACLHQIRANIEAVVAGDDPEGVHKLRVGLRRLRAMLDAFEPAIDPGRYAWLRSELRWFQQELGPAREWDVFIAETLAPLRAHVSANGALDEFAATAETLRGEAYARARAAVATGRATGTLLALEAWLGTGAWRPAARGNDVGAADVTAYARETLDTRWKKLRKLGRKHDRLDAAKLHRLRIRGKKLRYTGEAFASLFRAKHTEPCLNRVEALQETLGSLNDAATAERLLAEAHPRLAAASEDGLRTADAATAAVRGWLAAQVDRDTRQLGAAWAAVADAPKFWRKKPAKA
- a CDS encoding CDP-alcohol phosphatidyltransferase family protein codes for the protein MPRRAALPMVLTFARVLAVPVMVYVLLVGMYAHAFWVFVAAGLSDALDGILAKRLNAASRLGAFLDPIADKGLMVAVYVTLGHTGAIPLWLVILVVFRDVLIVLGAAVYHALTHSLTMEPLPISKLNTGAQIVFAGLVLAQLGPGIGVPVVTETMLYVVAATTVASGAAYVWGWSRRVLAHEHEEAG
- a CDS encoding DUF2066 domain-containing protein — encoded protein: MPRLGTWLSTMIAVAVLAAVAGPALAAGDVYTVETVKVDVRAESAAKARQQALAKAHRTAFDRLMRRIVPHDRLSALPQVSQDRLNGLVSSFEINTSQTSDVRYIGELTFSFQRAAVRSFLRDNQVPFAETRSQPTVVLALFGSRSDSVLWADPNPWRQAWVRRPNDTGLVPFAVPLGDLGDIQAISAEEALTHAGEPVRAIAERYDAAKTLVTRAVIAGEPEAGTAAVRTANTLIPGDGRPESFAFTVNQREGESREALFDRAADRVARRVQDRWKRANLLQFDQRRTTSVHVPLSGLDDWVRVRRRLADVPVVARVQVERMARTGADVRLVYFGDRDQLGVALSQNGLQLTPAAETDGLSVLRPAGAVAEPAIGDGTPAAGG
- a CDS encoding HdaA/DnaA family protein, producing MSENGRQLPLDLPHRPALGRADFLVAPANEVAVAWLDRWPEWPGSVLVLTGPAGSGKTHLAAVWQRMSGAVALDGAALAEGTAPAELLGDATAAVLDDADALFTAGDHGERLERQLLHLVNHMREAGGHLLITAREHPSRWPVALPDLASRLAAAAVADLGPPDDQLIAAVLVKLFADRQLKVPPEVVRFLLPRMERSFAAARRIVAALDHASLAAKREITVPLARDVLAREGDATGHVEPGEPTSG